A genomic window from Gemmatimonadaceae bacterium includes:
- a CDS encoding response regulator transcription factor, translating to MSAPGGARVLLVEDEPNLARGIRENLVHEGYAVDFVSDGPSALAQVRAHDYAVVVLDVMLPGMDGFTVCETLRREGNDTPVLFLTAKGGAHDRIRGLEAGGDDYLPKPFHLKELLLRVAAIVRRRTRFDALLGSRELLRFGGNEFDFTSFRGRNWDGQEQQLTPKEALILAELAKRDGRVVWREDLLERVWGGEVLPSSRTIDNFIVKLRKRFEREPERPRHFHTVRGVGYRFTAAGEEPSEG from the coding sequence GTGAGCGCGCCCGGCGGTGCCCGTGTGCTCCTCGTGGAGGACGAGCCGAATCTCGCGCGCGGCATCCGCGAGAACCTCGTGCACGAGGGCTACGCGGTGGACTTCGTCAGCGACGGGCCCAGTGCCCTGGCGCAGGTGCGCGCGCACGACTACGCCGTCGTCGTGCTCGACGTGATGCTGCCGGGGATGGACGGCTTCACCGTGTGCGAGACGCTGCGTCGGGAGGGCAACGACACGCCGGTGCTGTTCCTGACGGCCAAGGGCGGTGCGCACGACCGCATCCGCGGGCTCGAGGCCGGCGGCGACGACTATCTGCCCAAGCCCTTCCACCTGAAGGAGCTGCTGCTGCGAGTGGCAGCCATCGTCCGGCGGCGCACGCGCTTCGATGCGCTGCTCGGCAGCCGCGAGCTGCTGCGCTTCGGCGGAAACGAGTTTGACTTCACCAGCTTCCGCGGCCGCAACTGGGACGGCCAGGAGCAGCAGCTCACGCCCAAGGAAGCGCTGATCCTCGCCGAGCTGGCCAAGCGCGACGGGCGCGTGGTGTGGCGCGAGGACCTGCTGGAGCGCGTGTGGGGCGGGGAGGTGCTGCCGAGTTCACGCACGATCGACAACTTCATCGTGAAGTTGCGGAAGCGCTTCGAGCGCGAGCCGGAGCGGCCGCGGCATTTCCATACGGTGCGCGGCGTGGGCTACCGCTTCACCGCTGCCGGCGAGGAGCCCAGCGAAGGCTGA
- a CDS encoding AAA family ATPase: MAKKPVKPDLVRVRVLGKAEIHVGSRKIGMNTEAMFALALYLTTRAGERIPREELLEVFWPTGEEDARRHAMRQMLYRLRQKGLVFDEEGEFLRLDPSRVDSDLRECLAAEWAESAPAEVVEASLALGPTFSGRMPEKVLEWFDGVRSEVEAQQRRAAQRQVVQARREGRWADLDRWAKVILRSDPLNEEATLARAEATAMEGSKVAALGILDEYLTEVGHISSELGKPALSMRRRIAERRADWSAPSARDTRLIGRESTMQIVTACIEGAIAGKSTHSHLIGGPGIGKSRLLAEAREFGRVRGTRTIAVSAEPIMTTLPLALFQGLLRQLLDVPGAAAAPPNDINLLRKLVYHDGSFDPGAVAGPVAQTRDHIAAAASRLIRAIAEEGKLLVTIDDLHWADEFSAVLIGTLELAAISTNCAMICAYRPEALARLSAPLSQSAHTTVRIHTLSRAESRTLAHETLAQLHLTSSGHSLDRVVEAAGGNPLFLRELSLSQSLAVAAKLLPDTLQKVISSRLASLSELGVRTLRLITLLGDTATLARLRRLCATSHESLQHTIETLELDGMISARDTGVLQLHDCWKEAVVSSTPATLTMALALECAEDLEREAHVDDISLSRRVAHLLNLAGEKERALEHLIGASDTLYALGLVAETLSSLDSLAELASSPAPHARIAARRARAHLLDGDPATALEVAKQCLQSSALRDPRLAPERLSALVTVGEAELRLDMLSDGPVAEIASLARSGQLGLESRLRACLVGARLAVNRHNRSLLVELVEESRRLEDKLDAPSVAAWLTRVIGASELGCATDIVAAVSESPAQWPDSADVAERCHIERVACNALRHAGDLEGAARRGEAAFAIAIEHGLPHLARVAADALSFLFLDYCDTGRAEQWIDKGMKLDSVAAFGTTRTSAVHAQDRLWMQMGLFEKVAVRIGERLPIARRFGDVPSKLGELSLACYCFAKSGMSRQAAALSDELLELAPKSYGMIGSHFAVELTVRGLKTLGDDSKAYQVASAHMRRFRESSRPPVPPFYIELAALS, translated from the coding sequence ATGGCGAAGAAACCGGTGAAGCCGGACCTCGTGCGGGTCCGCGTGCTGGGGAAGGCCGAGATCCACGTCGGGTCGCGGAAGATCGGGATGAACACCGAGGCGATGTTCGCCTTGGCGTTGTACCTGACCACGCGAGCCGGGGAGCGCATTCCTCGCGAGGAGCTGCTGGAGGTCTTCTGGCCCACGGGTGAGGAGGACGCGCGGCGGCACGCGATGCGGCAGATGCTGTATCGGCTCCGGCAGAAGGGGTTGGTGTTTGACGAGGAGGGGGAGTTCCTGCGGCTGGATCCGTCGCGGGTGGATAGTGATTTGCGGGAGTGTTTGGCGGCGGAGTGGGCGGAGTCGGCGCCAGCGGAGGTGGTGGAGGCGTCGTTGGCGTTGGGGCCGACGTTTAGTGGGCGGATGCCGGAGAAGGTGCTGGAGTGGTTTGACGGGGTGCGGAGCGAGGTGGAGGCGCAGCAGCGGCGGGCGGCGCAGCGGCAGGTGGTTCAGGCGCGTCGGGAGGGGCGGTGGGCGGATCTGGATCGGTGGGCGAAGGTGATTTTGCGATCGGATCCGTTGAATGAGGAGGCGACGTTGGCGCGCGCTGAGGCGACTGCTATGGAAGGGTCGAAGGTGGCAGCGCTGGGGATTCTCGATGAGTACCTGACGGAGGTCGGCCACATCTCATCGGAACTGGGCAAGCCAGCTCTCTCGATGCGCCGTCGCATTGCTGAAAGGCGAGCGGACTGGTCCGCACCTTCAGCGCGAGATACACGGCTGATTGGTCGCGAGTCCACCATGCAGATCGTCACTGCCTGCATCGAGGGCGCCATCGCCGGAAAAAGCACGCACTCACACCTTATCGGTGGGCCTGGCATCGGCAAGTCGAGGCTACTTGCCGAGGCCCGAGAGTTCGGGAGGGTGCGAGGAACGCGAACGATTGCAGTCAGTGCCGAACCAATCATGACCACTTTGCCGCTCGCGCTCTTCCAAGGCCTACTTAGACAGCTGCTGGATGTTCCAGGTGCCGCGGCCGCCCCACCGAATGACATCAACCTTCTTCGCAAGCTCGTATATCATGATGGATCGTTTGACCCGGGCGCTGTTGCAGGTCCGGTGGCGCAGACTCGAGACCACATTGCCGCTGCAGCAAGCCGTCTCATCCGTGCGATTGCGGAGGAGGGGAAGCTGCTTGTAACAATTGACGACCTGCACTGGGCAGATGAATTCTCAGCGGTGCTCATCGGCACACTTGAACTCGCTGCGATTTCTACGAACTGTGCAATGATATGTGCGTACCGACCGGAAGCGCTCGCTCGTCTCAGCGCACCTCTATCGCAGTCTGCACACACCACCGTTCGCATCCACACCCTCTCCCGGGCGGAGTCGCGCACTCTTGCTCATGAGACTCTTGCGCAGCTTCATCTCACTTCAAGCGGGCACTCGCTGGACCGCGTTGTAGAGGCTGCTGGCGGCAATCCGCTCTTCCTTCGTGAACTGTCGCTGTCCCAGTCACTTGCCGTGGCGGCGAAGCTCCTACCGGACACACTTCAGAAAGTAATCAGCTCTCGCCTGGCATCCCTGTCCGAGCTCGGAGTACGGACGCTGCGACTTATCACTCTTCTAGGGGACACAGCTACCCTGGCGCGTCTGCGCCGACTGTGCGCTACTAGCCACGAATCACTTCAACACACCATAGAAACTCTCGAACTCGATGGGATGATTTCCGCTCGCGACACTGGCGTCTTACAGCTGCACGACTGCTGGAAGGAAGCTGTCGTGTCAAGTACTCCTGCCACCCTTACGATGGCACTCGCGCTCGAGTGCGCCGAAGACCTAGAGCGGGAAGCGCACGTTGATGACATCTCCCTCTCACGTCGCGTTGCCCACTTGCTAAACCTTGCCGGCGAGAAGGAGCGCGCACTTGAGCATCTCATTGGCGCATCAGACACTCTATACGCACTAGGACTGGTCGCAGAGACGCTCTCGAGCCTCGACAGCCTCGCGGAGCTTGCGAGCTCGCCTGCGCCTCACGCGCGAATCGCTGCTCGCCGCGCTCGCGCCCACCTACTCGACGGCGATCCTGCCACGGCGCTTGAGGTGGCGAAACAATGCCTCCAGTCCTCAGCTCTACGTGATCCTAGGTTGGCGCCTGAGCGTCTCTCGGCTCTAGTGACGGTCGGCGAGGCAGAACTGCGACTTGATATGTTGAGCGATGGACCGGTGGCGGAGATCGCTTCTCTAGCAAGAAGCGGACAGCTCGGGCTAGAGTCTAGACTGCGCGCATGTCTTGTCGGAGCTCGCCTTGCCGTGAACAGACACAACCGCTCTCTTCTTGTGGAACTTGTTGAGGAATCACGAAGGCTGGAGGATAAGCTGGACGCTCCAAGCGTTGCCGCTTGGCTGACCCGAGTGATTGGCGCATCCGAACTGGGGTGCGCAACGGATATTGTTGCTGCTGTGTCTGAGTCGCCAGCTCAGTGGCCCGATTCCGCAGATGTGGCCGAGCGCTGTCACATCGAGCGAGTTGCGTGCAATGCTCTTCGACACGCTGGCGACCTCGAGGGCGCTGCTCGTCGAGGTGAAGCGGCCTTCGCGATCGCAATTGAACACGGGCTTCCGCACTTAGCTCGGGTCGCTGCAGACGCGCTTTCGTTTCTGTTTCTCGACTACTGTGACACAGGCCGGGCCGAGCAGTGGATAGACAAGGGGATGAAACTTGATTCAGTAGCAGCCTTTGGTACAACACGAACATCTGCGGTGCACGCGCAGGATCGACTCTGGATGCAGATGGGATTGTTCGAGAAGGTCGCAGTTCGCATCGGCGAGCGACTGCCTATAGCACGGAGGTTTGGCGACGTACCGAGCAAACTCGGCGAGCTATCGCTCGCGTGCTACTGCTTCGCGAAATCGGGGATGTCGCGACAAGCCGCAGCGCTTTCTGATGAGTTGCTTGAGCTTGCGCCGAAATCGTACGGCATGATTGGAAGCCACTTTGCCGTGGAACTTACCGTGCGAGGACTCAAGACTCTCGGCGACGACTCGAAAGCGTACCAAGTTGCCTCTGCCCACATGCGCCGATTCAGGGAGTCCAGTCGCCCTCCCGTGCCCCCGTTCTACATCGAACTCGCCGCCTTAAGCTGA
- a CDS encoding AtpZ/AtpI family protein, with the protein MMLSILLFLWVGQWVDRWAGTKGLFMLLGVFVGAGASFYSMYKSLMADQAREEAAERARKGK; encoded by the coding sequence ATGATGTTGTCCATCCTGCTGTTCCTGTGGGTGGGGCAGTGGGTGGATCGCTGGGCCGGTACCAAGGGCCTGTTTATGCTGCTGGGCGTCTTTGTCGGGGCGGGGGCCTCCTTCTACTCGATGTATAAGAGCCTGATGGCAGACCAGGCCCGCGAAGAGGCGGCCGAGCGGGCGCGGAAGGGCAAGTGA
- a CDS encoding HAMP domain-containing histidine kinase, whose translation MSPLPSHSGPNRAPSTRSVQVGFFLLLLVCAAQLAFWMWDEWRYTQVMTERLAEALTATGAGAEQIAQLGRERAQRLNRYAWEGAFFLAVLLAAMAVVLKALREEAELRRRQERFLAAVSHEFKSPLASLRLSVETLALREPAAAERAELMRRIVVELGRLERMVANTLDTSRLASGGEAHPEQVALDEVVAEMNEELAAFADECEVRVETAVSHRLVVHADRDGLRTVVRNLLHNAIKASPRGGVVQVQAQAEGHDVVLEVSDDGVGFPPREAARLFEQFYRLEGDGRGRMQGTGLGLYLVERLVTHAGGRVRAQSAGHGLGAVFTVRWPRPAEERS comes from the coding sequence GTGAGTCCGTTGCCATCCCACAGTGGCCCCAACCGCGCGCCGTCCACCCGCAGCGTCCAAGTCGGGTTCTTCCTGTTGCTGCTGGTCTGCGCCGCCCAGCTCGCGTTCTGGATGTGGGACGAGTGGCGCTACACGCAGGTGATGACGGAGCGTCTGGCTGAGGCGCTCACCGCCACCGGGGCGGGCGCCGAGCAGATCGCCCAGCTGGGCCGCGAACGCGCGCAACGCCTCAACCGCTACGCCTGGGAGGGTGCGTTCTTCCTCGCCGTGCTCCTGGCCGCGATGGCCGTGGTACTGAAGGCGCTGCGCGAAGAGGCCGAGCTGCGCCGCCGGCAGGAGCGTTTCCTCGCCGCCGTCTCGCACGAGTTCAAGAGTCCGCTCGCCAGCCTGCGCCTCTCCGTGGAGACGCTCGCGCTGCGTGAGCCCGCCGCCGCCGAGCGCGCGGAGTTGATGCGGCGCATCGTCGTGGAGCTGGGACGGCTGGAACGGATGGTCGCCAACACGCTGGACACCTCGCGCCTGGCCAGCGGCGGCGAGGCGCACCCCGAGCAGGTCGCGTTGGACGAGGTGGTCGCGGAGATGAACGAAGAGCTCGCGGCGTTCGCCGACGAGTGCGAGGTGCGCGTGGAGACGGCGGTGTCGCACCGCTTGGTGGTGCACGCCGACCGGGATGGCCTGCGCACGGTGGTGCGCAACCTCCTGCACAACGCGATCAAGGCGAGTCCGCGCGGCGGCGTGGTGCAGGTGCAGGCGCAGGCCGAGGGCCACGACGTGGTGCTCGAGGTCAGTGACGACGGTGTCGGGTTCCCCCCGAGGGAGGCAGCGCGGTTGTTCGAGCAGTTCTATCGCCTGGAAGGCGACGGTCGCGGACGGATGCAGGGCACGGGCCTGGGATTGTATCTCGTCGAACGCCTGGTGACGCACGCGGGCGGCCGCGTGCGCGCCCAGAGTGCCGGGCACGGGCTTGGCGCGGTCTTCACGGTGCGCTGGCCGCGTCCGGCCGAGGAACGCTCGTGA
- a CDS encoding MoxR family ATPase yields MGRQIAQRIVGQGEIVDMLTSAVLAGGHVLLVGVPGLAKTLLIQTLSQALDLEFSRIQFTPDLMPSDITGTELLEEDHGTGKRAFTFARGPVFGNIVLADEINRAPPKTQAALLQAMQEHTVTVAGKTYTLPEPFFVLATQNPIEQEGTYHLPEAQLDRFMYELRMGYPSVGEEEDIVSTTTGVQKGVVKPVLTAAEVLEMQQLVRRLPAPPSLVQYAVGLARATRPGEPEATPAVKKYVSFGAGPRAGQNLVLGAKARAAMDGRAVPDLEDVDAVAFSVLRHRVVLNFQAEAEGVGIEQILGLGGRSGR; encoded by the coding sequence ATGGGGCGGCAGATTGCGCAGCGCATCGTCGGCCAGGGCGAGATCGTCGATATGCTTACGTCGGCAGTGCTCGCCGGGGGCCACGTGCTGCTGGTCGGCGTGCCGGGGCTCGCCAAGACGCTGCTGATCCAGACGCTGAGTCAGGCGCTCGACCTCGAGTTCAGCCGCATCCAGTTCACACCCGACCTGATGCCCAGCGACATCACCGGGACCGAGCTGCTCGAGGAGGACCACGGCACCGGCAAGCGGGCGTTCACGTTCGCGCGCGGTCCCGTGTTCGGCAACATCGTGCTGGCCGACGAGATCAACCGTGCGCCGCCGAAGACGCAGGCCGCGCTGCTGCAGGCGATGCAGGAGCACACGGTGACCGTGGCGGGCAAGACCTACACCTTGCCCGAGCCCTTCTTTGTGCTCGCGACGCAGAACCCCATCGAGCAGGAGGGCACCTACCACCTGCCCGAAGCGCAGCTCGACCGTTTTATGTACGAGTTGCGGATGGGCTACCCCAGCGTCGGTGAGGAAGAGGACATCGTCTCCACCACCACCGGCGTGCAGAAGGGCGTCGTGAAGCCGGTGCTGACGGCCGCCGAGGTCTTGGAGATGCAGCAGTTGGTGCGTCGTCTGCCTGCACCGCCGTCGTTGGTGCAGTATGCCGTCGGACTCGCGCGCGCGACGCGGCCTGGCGAGCCCGAGGCCACGCCGGCGGTGAAGAAGTACGTGAGCTTCGGCGCCGGTCCGCGCGCTGGGCAGAACCTCGTGCTGGGGGCCAAGGCGCGTGCCGCGATGGACGGCCGCGCGGTCCCTGACCTCGAGGACGTCGACGCCGTGGCCTTCAGCGTGCTCAGGCACCGTGTGGTGCTCAACTTCCAGGCCGAGGCCGAGGGTGTGGGGATCGAGCAGATCCTCGGGCTCGGCGGGCGTTCCGGGCGGTAG